A single genomic interval of Lewinellaceae bacterium harbors:
- a CDS encoding alpha-glucosidase, with product MSISSCANNSETKEEASSTDKTWWKEGVIYQIYPRSFKDTDGDGIGDLKGIIEKLDYIKSLGVDMVWLNPIYSSPNDDNGYDISDYRNIMEEFGDMDDFDVMLEGMHSRGIKFVMDVVVNHSSDEHEWFQQSRSSRDNPYRDYYHWWPAEKGKPNYRYSLFDAKGEAWKYDSATNAYYLHYFSQKQPDLNWENPKVRQEVYDIMKFWAEKGVDGFRLDAFQYVAKDTTFPALPEGYEKEVIKYYGMGPNLHAYLKEMYREVLSQYDVFAVSEGAGSTFEDAHALVDAGRNELQMAYHFEGMEIGNSLDGYELAEFKKVYSKWDSAFAKEGWLSIFLANHDVPRMVSKFGNDSPEFRAPSSKMLNTFILSMRGTPYCYYGDELGMANIGFDRIEQYKDIAAINGYKKVASEGGDLEEYMKLLKFLSRDNGRTPMQWDDSEHAGFTTGTPWLPVNDNFVEVNVKAQNEDPNSCLNYFRKMVKLRKDNPVLVYGDYELIQPEHPQIYAYTREMGEQKMLALLNFSDQKSRIELQEAVSAGDVAINNYESLDIDGAALVLEPYQAVIFSLN from the coding sequence ATGTCCATTAGCAGTTGCGCCAATAATTCAGAAACAAAAGAAGAGGCTTCCTCAACCGATAAAACCTGGTGGAAAGAAGGCGTCATTTACCAAATCTACCCCCGAAGCTTCAAAGATACCGACGGCGACGGCATAGGAGACCTCAAAGGCATCATAGAAAAGCTCGATTACATCAAAAGCCTGGGCGTAGACATGGTGTGGCTCAATCCCATCTACAGCTCCCCCAATGACGACAACGGCTATGACATCAGCGACTACAGAAACATCATGGAGGAGTTTGGCGACATGGACGACTTTGACGTGATGCTGGAGGGCATGCACAGCCGGGGGATCAAATTTGTCATGGATGTGGTGGTCAACCACAGCAGCGACGAGCACGAATGGTTCCAGCAATCCAGAAGCTCCAGGGATAACCCTTACCGGGATTATTATCACTGGTGGCCGGCCGAAAAAGGGAAACCGAATTACCGGTATAGCTTGTTCGACGCCAAAGGGGAAGCCTGGAAGTACGACTCGGCCACCAATGCTTATTACCTGCACTATTTCTCGCAAAAACAGCCGGACCTGAACTGGGAAAACCCGAAAGTCAGGCAGGAAGTCTACGACATCATGAAGTTTTGGGCGGAAAAAGGGGTGGATGGGTTTCGGTTGGACGCCTTTCAGTATGTAGCCAAAGACACGACATTTCCGGCTTTGCCGGAGGGTTATGAAAAGGAAGTGATCAAATATTACGGCATGGGGCCCAACCTGCATGCTTACCTCAAAGAAATGTACCGCGAAGTACTCAGCCAATACGATGTTTTTGCCGTTTCGGAAGGAGCCGGCAGCACCTTCGAGGATGCCCACGCTTTGGTCGACGCCGGGCGCAATGAACTGCAGATGGCCTACCATTTTGAGGGAATGGAAATTGGCAACAGCCTGGATGGATACGAGTTGGCGGAGTTTAAAAAAGTGTATTCAAAGTGGGACAGCGCTTTCGCGAAGGAAGGATGGCTCTCTATATTTCTCGCCAATCACGACGTGCCGCGCATGGTGTCCAAATTTGGAAACGACAGCCCTGAATTTCGGGCCCCTTCTTCCAAAATGCTCAACACCTTTATCCTCAGCATGCGGGGCACCCCCTACTGTTATTACGGGGACGAGCTGGGCATGGCCAATATCGGCTTTGACCGCATCGAACAATATAAAGACATCGCCGCGATCAACGGCTACAAAAAGGTGGCCAGCGAAGGGGGCGATCTTGAAGAATACATGAAATTGCTGAAGTTCCTCTCCCGAGACAATGGCCGCACGCCCATGCAGTGGGACGATTCTGAACACGCCGGCTTCACAACCGGCACGCCCTGGCTGCCGGTGAATGATAATTTTGTCGAAGTCAACGTCAAAGCACAAAATGAAGACCCCAACAGCTGCCTGAATTATTTCAGGAAAATGGTGAAGCTCAGAAAGGACAATCCCGTGCTGGTGTACGGCGATTACGAATTGATCCAACCGGAGCATCCGCAAATCTACGCCTACACCAGAGAGATGGGGGAGCAGAAGATGCTGGCGCTCCTGAATTTTTCTGATCAAAAATCCCGCATTGAACTTCAGGAGGCTGTTTCGGCCGGCGATGTGGCGATCAATAATTACGAATCTCTTGATATAGATGGGGCCGCTCTTGTGCTGGAACCGTACCAGGCAGTTATTTTTTCATTAAATTGA